A stretch of DNA from Glycine max cultivar Williams 82 chromosome 18, Glycine_max_v4.0, whole genome shotgun sequence:
attaatactagaTTAAGTGGTGacataaattaaaactattttttttagatgagtGATAGGAACACACTTTATAATATagtctttttaatatatttttttattgattaatttattaaaactataaaatcaagaaaaataattattaaataaaatatgagacgtattgaattttatgatttcctataaatttaagttatgaTATTCATATACATcatttttggatgaaataaaagagagagagaaagaaaaaaaagaatagaaagagaaaataataaatgtgataaatgatatgataaaaaggaaagagaaagataGAGAAATAATTGGAGGAAAGGtggaatgaaagagaaaataaaatatttttgtatttatctaactaatatgtttatatttagCCAATTGTTTGAAGACATTAGTTAAAgaacctaaaataaaaataatttattggaaaaaaattgaattattcaTAATCtatcttatattttcttataatttagataataaatatatttagataAGTATTTGTAGCAtataaataaagaatgaaaatgaCAATGAAGCAAAACCACCAAAATGGTGAGTCCTTAGTCAGTAGCTGTGGTGTGCAAAGGGAGAAAAGAGAGGGGTAATAAAGTAAAAGGGGATGGGGGCATTAGGTGGGAAAGTACTTTTTGAGTAAGTTTTTGGGTTAGGAAAgtagagaatgaggaaaagagGCGAGTGAGTGAGATTTGAATGGGAGAAACCGGGATCATTGTCAGCTTCCAGGGTAACTTAGACCCGAGAGCAGAGGAGTTCAGACCCCTCAATCTTCAATGCCAATGgtatcctcttcctcttcccacACCCCTCTCCACCTCCTCCACCCGCTCCCTCCTCCTCACTCCGCTCCCATTCACCTCCCACTCCGCCCTCCGCGCAGAACTCCAGGCCTTCGGCGACATCAGAGCCCTCCAAACCGACTCCCTCCGCCACGGCATCCTCACCGTCCACTTCTTCGACCTCCGCCATGCAGAGTCCGCCTTCGCCGCCATCCGCTCCATGCACCTCCATTTCCCTCAATTCCTCCTCTCGGCCCACCCCATCTCCGCCCACTACGTCCTCCCTTCCTCCAACGCCTTCCCCGACGCCCACAACCAAGGCACCCTCGTCATCTTCAACCTCCACCCCAACCTCTCCACCGTCCAACTCCGTCGTCTCTTCCAACCTTTCGGTACCctacttctctctcttttctttattattattgttatttttttgttcgcTAGCTGTTAGCGGAGGAAATCGTGTCCGCACctgttttctcttctcttctctcttaatTCATACATGTTGGAGGAACTTTTTAAGGTGATGTTTGGTGGGatgatactaataataataggaTTGTCATGTCTTTGTCTTGGACTTTTTCTGTctccactttttattttaaataaaatttgttggtGGTTGGTTCAATCAAAATCCATATATAGGTCCCATAAAGGAATTGAGAGATACCCcatggaaaaagaatcagagATTTGTGGAGTTCTTCGACATAAGAGACGCCGCCAAGGCCTTGAAGCACATGAACGGCAAGGAAATTCACGGCAAACAGGTTGTGATTGAGTTCAGTAGACCCGGTGGTCACACCCGCAAGTTCTTCCATCATTCTCCTCCTTCCGAAACCACACCTTTCAACGTTCCTCCGCCACCACCACCGTTTCCTCCTTCCCCGCGACGTCGTTTTGCTGCTCCTCGCTTGCattcctctcaaaagaaatcacCGGGAAGCCACAAGAGTACGGGATCTATTGATGCGGAAATGGGATCAATGAGTTTGACCGGAGAAGTTGAAGTTCAGCATTCTTCACATGGCCCCACACAGAGGAATCTTAGCAGAAAGCACAATTGCGATACCACTGTAGTAGTAGGAACCACCAccaagcagcagcagcagcaacaacaacaacaacaagtacCTAGAAGTAGGCACTGGAAGGGAAAACAAGCGAAGAAACAAGAAACTAGGTTTCTAATCAAAGAGGGTGCCATTGTAGAATCTGGTCCCAAAGATACTAGAACTACTGTCATGATCAAAAACATTCCCAACAAGTATAGGTCcgtttttcatttctttatatTTACTTCTATACAttgcttcattttcttcttctattcgTGCTCCTGTTACTAGAAACTAGAAAAGGGTGAGTTTGAGCAATATGACCAATCgagcttctctctctctctctcgctaTGAAGAtaccctttctctctctataaccaaacaaacaaaacagTGCATAAAAGcttcaagagagagagagagagaaaggcaCTGTAAAGTGAGCTAAAGTATgatgatagtataaaaaatgagtatgaaattaaattaaagtataatgTAGTATCTGAGAACTATATAATGTAGTATAAAAAGTTTTGGTTTTGACTTGTTGCAGTCAGAAGTTGCTATTAAACATGCTGGATAACCACTGCAGACACTGCAACGAGCAGATTGCAGACGGCGATGAGCAGCAGCCTCTATCCTCCTACGACTTCGTGTACCTTCCCATtgatttcaagtattttttccaTTTCCATGCGTGCAATCCCActtatttaactaattaattgatttacCCACCAAGCAAaatgtatcaattattattatgttttgaaACAGCAACAAGTGCAACGTGGGATATGGTTTTGTGAACATGACTTCCACGGAGGCAACACTCAGGCTCCACAAGGCCTTCCATCTTCAACATTGGGAGGTTTTCAATTCAAGAAAAATCTGCGAAGTCACCTATGCTAGAGTTCAGGTACTACTATTTCGCTATTCATATTAGTACatagggaaaaaaaaataccttttcttaatctcaaatataagaaaattgtaattaacttttatttatttaatgttattatctctaaaatattttttttattaaattgaagtttcagtttcaataataatacatttttattccTTACATTAATTTCcaataaaggataaaaaaaattatcagcgtgaatattttcttgttcttttatttgataatttgagATGTAAGTATTAATTGTTAAGTGTGACATAcagtattatatattaatgagtAATGCCAAATTCTCGTGTTATATTCTCATGCATATTTTcctactatttttttatgtattggatgaaaaataaaagcatttattgtcttgaaaatataaaatatatttaaaacttatcATAAAAGATAACAGGAGAATTTATTGGAGGATATAATAGGAATattaaagaattattatttttcaatgaaaaatatttttattttaagatttttaactaatattcttAAGATATTAGTTAGCATTTCTCGTAAGTATATACTGGAATTAGTACAATAAATTCATATTGTTGATTTAAAAGCAAATGAATAATGAAATGAAGGGATTGGAAGCATTGAAAGAGCACTTCAAGAACTCAAAGTTCCCATGCGAGATGGAGCATTACTTACCAGTGGTGTTTTCGCCGCCTCGAGATGGGAAAGAACTGACGGAGCCACTTCCAATAGTGGGGaacaagcaacaacaacaagcCATATCAAGTGGCGGCGGCGGCAGCGGCAGCGTAGGTGATGATGATGAGACAAATGAAGAAGTGGGTAGTAGTGTTGTGATTCTGAAAGACAGCATTTAAGGTGGTTGAGCAACGAGCCACACCTGTGTTCGTCTTCGTGCCTTAACCAGCCAACCAACCTACCTACAACTACAGCAACCATTTCTCTATCTCTCAACTGAACCTGTTGCTGCTCACTGCTCACCTTTCCTCCAATAtctcttcacttttttttttataaatattttcgtTTCCTGCTTTTGTCtagtgaaattgaatttgtcgctttttttcttttttcttttcaatcactTGTTTGTAGACTTGTAGTTGTAGGTTCTGCTGCTTCAGATGTACTGTAGTAGTATTTAGTTTGCCTATTTAATTTTCAAGAATTTCgatgtatcattttttttatagatagaaAACTTTAAAGAGAACATAGAAACTTTAGTTAGTTCTTGACGATTACTAGGTTTAGACTGGGTTTGATTGTGTAGTAGAGAAAAAGAGCAgaaaagaattaaagaaaatatttaaattaaagtagtaGATAAAGAGAAGAATGGAattcacacctttttttttttttcatgaatagtATTTTCTCCCTTACAACCAAACTAAATATTAAGCTAGTAGTAACTAGGAGTGGAATGGAAAGGTTTCATGAACATATACGATTGTGTCTTACTGTAGATAATAAACATCTATTTGAATAGGATCGATGTAGGAGATTTAGGTAATAAACATGAAATATAAGTTTTAACTTCAATGTGAAAACtgtaaaaaagaaattgttCGTCTCTTAAGAACTGAACTTATCAATAAACTATTCAGATTAGAACTGGAAAAGCAACCAATTTTTCatttcataatatatttaattaaacttgAACTTTCTTAACAAGATTAGTTGgattacaaaataatttctcCACTGCAAAGGGAGTTTTCTTTGAttggtatttttatattttccgtTTAGTTACATCATAAAGGGCATGTGAGACCTGAAAATAGCTTTAGTTGAATAATATAGGTgtctaaattatttgaatttttttaaataagtctgtttattttcaaagtttgtAATTGGGTCTTTGAACTTTTAATCATTGATTGGGTTCCTCCTAGATATATTTTTGTATGAAGTTACATTAAggtaattgaaaattttcaaatagtCAAGCGATCAAATTGtcagtttaattatttactaggttcctaaactatttaatttttttaatcaggtACTAATAATGGTTTATTTGGAATAGATGAAATAAAGTATAAGgggaaagaaaattttgaaaattaaattggagagaaagtgaaagagaatagtttttttttaaaaaaatcgttttttcctatttttcaaccaaataaaaggaaatacatTAGTTATTTGTGTTTTCCTTAATTACATCCAAAAAtagcttttcttttaaaaaaataatcagagacttacatgtgtttttttttacaggcAGAGACCTACATGTTAATGTAAGctaaatagaaaaatcaaataaaatagtttaattgTGTGATCAAATAGATAATATGTTTCTATCAAAAAGCAAGGAATGAAGTCGCAGAAGTGTTGGGCGAATGCATGTACTATTAACAATATCTGAATTTTCAAAGATGCATCTGAGATGAGAGGACAGTCAACTCCCAAGTGACAACCTCTTAAAACAGCGATGAGTGATATAAGAAGTGTACACTTCACTTTTtagtgactatttttttttctttttcttatattctatcttttatctttatacattttttcattttattttgaagatcgatgtaaatttcatttcttttcctGGCTATAGAAAATTACATCCtatcattttatataaacaacaagaaataaaataaaataggtaTAAATAGAACAAGAGAGCAGgggataaaagagaaaagagttTTAGAAATCTATATACAAGTCATCCACACccctttttttagtttattaatgGAATTTCGTTTGTTGATTCGAGCTAAGTTTCATAAAAACACCAGTCCTTTTTGAAATATCCTGAACAACCTATAGGTTGAGCGCCTCGTTCAATGAAATATAGAATAAcagaaatatttaaataggTTTGATTCTTTATTAGATCATAAAAATCCACTTTCTGAAAatcaaaaaagagaaagatatttcttttatatatatatcaatattttttatatgtacatAAAAAACAATTGGTTGATCATTTTTAACAATACCTTCtttcttaattatgttttttttatcattccttTTGTCACTAATTGCCAGATATTcaaggaaaatatttttcaaatttaaaatatttataaaaagtacTAGTACTACAAGTAAAGGAGTATGGTATTTTAACAGACAAGGTCTAACACGGGAGTTTGTATTTTTagcaataattataaaaaaatta
This window harbors:
- the LOC100803603 gene encoding protein terminal ear1 isoform X2, with protein sequence MGETGIIVSFQGNLDPRAEEFRPLNLQCQWYPLPLPTPLSTSSTRSLLLTPLPFTSHSALRAELQAFGDIRALQTDSLRHGILTVHFFDLRHAESAFAAIRSMHLHFPQFLLSAHPISAHYVLPSSNAFPDAHNQGTLVIFNLHPNLSTVQLRRLFQPFGPIKELRDTPWKKNQRFVEFFDIRDAAKALKHMNGKEIHGKQVVIEFSRPGGHTRKFFHHSPPSETTPFNVPPPPPPFPPSPRRRFAAPRLHSSQKKSPGSHKSTGSIDAEMGSMSLTGEVEVQHSSHGPTQRNLSRKHNCDTTVVVGTTTKQQQQQQQQQQVPRSRHWKGKQAKKQETRFLIKEGAIVESGPKDTRTTVMIKNIPNKYRHCNEQIADGDEQQPLSSYDFVYLPIDFNNKCNVGYGFVNMTSTEATLRLHKAFHLQHWEVFNSRKICEVTYARVQGLEALKEHFKNSKFPCEMEHYLPVVFSPPRDGKELTEPLPIVGNKQQQQAISSGGGGSGSVGDDDETNEEVGSSVVILKDSI
- the LOC100803603 gene encoding protein terminal ear1 isoform X1 is translated as MGETGIIVSFQGNLDPRAEEFRPLNLQCQWYPLPLPTPLSTSSTRSLLLTPLPFTSHSALRAELQAFGDIRALQTDSLRHGILTVHFFDLRHAESAFAAIRSMHLHFPQFLLSAHPISAHYVLPSSNAFPDAHNQGTLVIFNLHPNLSTVQLRRLFQPFGPIKELRDTPWKKNQRFVEFFDIRDAAKALKHMNGKEIHGKQVVIEFSRPGGHTRKFFHHSPPSETTPFNVPPPPPPFPPSPRRRFAAPRLHSSQKKSPGSHKSTGSIDAEMGSMSLTGEVEVQHSSHGPTQRNLSRKHNCDTTVVVGTTTKQQQQQQQQQQVPRSRHWKGKQAKKQETRFLIKEGAIVESGPKDTRTTVMIKNIPNKYSQKLLLNMLDNHCRHCNEQIADGDEQQPLSSYDFVYLPIDFNNKCNVGYGFVNMTSTEATLRLHKAFHLQHWEVFNSRKICEVTYARVQGLEALKEHFKNSKFPCEMEHYLPVVFSPPRDGKELTEPLPIVGNKQQQQAISSGGGGSGSVGDDDETNEEVGSSVVILKDSI